A stretch of Ursus arctos isolate Adak ecotype North America unplaced genomic scaffold, UrsArc2.0 scaffold_4, whole genome shotgun sequence DNA encodes these proteins:
- the ADIPOQ gene encoding adiponectin isoform X1 — translation MLLLRAVLLLLVLPTHGQDAVTEGPGVRLPLPKGACAGWLAGVPGHPGHNGTPGRDGRDGTPGEKGEKGDPGLVGPKGDTGETGVTGVEGPRGFPGIPGRKGEPGESAYVYRSAFSVGLESRVTVPNVPIRFTKIFYNLQNHYDGTTGKFHCNIPGLYYFSYHITVYLKDVKVSLYKKDKAMLFTYDQYQEKNVDQASGSVLLHLEVGDQVWLQVYGDGNSYGLYADNVHDSTFTGFLLYHDTN, via the exons ATGCTGTTGCTACGAGCGGTTCTACTGCTACTAGTCCTGCCCACTCACGGCCAGGACGCTGTGACAGAAGGGCCTGGAGTCCGGCTTCCCCTGCCCAAGGGGGCCTGCGCAGGTTGGCTGGCAGGCGTCCCAGGACATCCTGGACACAATGGGACCCCAGGCCGTGATGGCAGAGATGGCACCCCTGGTGAAAAGGGTGAGAAAGGAGATCCAG GTCTCGTAGGTCCTAAGGGTGACACTGGTGAAACCGGAGTAACTGGGGTTGAAGGTCCCCGAGGCTTTCCAGGCATCCCGGGCAGGAAAGGAGAACCTGGAGAGAGTGCCTATGTGTACCGGTCAGCATTCAGTGTGGGATTGGAGAGCCGAGTCACTGTCCCCAATGTTCCCATTCGCTTTACCAAAATCTTCTACAATCTGCAAAACCACTATGATGGCACCACTGGAAAATTCCACTGCAACATTCCTGGACTGTACTACTTCTCCTACCACATCACGGTCTACTTGAAGGATGTCAAGGTCAGCCTCTACAAGAAAGACAAGGCTATGCTCTTCACCTATGACCAGTACCAGGAGAAGAATGTGGACCAggcctctggctctgtgctcctCCATCTGGAAGTGGGCGATCAAGTCTGGCTCCAGGTGTATGGGGATGGGAACTCTTATGGGCTCTATGCAGATAACGTCCATGACTCCACCTTTACAGGCTTTCTTCTCTACCATGACACCAACTGA